From the genome of Variovorax sp. RA8:
TGCGACTGCGTCGCTGCCCAGGCTGAGGCTCATCGCGGCCATCGACGAAGGTGATTGCGGCGTTCGCCGGCGATCGGACGGAAGCGCTGTCGCCGAGAACTCACCTGGCGAAAACCCATCGTGCCCGTACTTGTCGCCCGAAGTCGCCCCCGGCTCGGGTTCTGACTCGGCAGCGGAATGCGCGCGACGTTCCATTGGGCCTCCTCGATCAAGCCTCTGTTACAAATCAGGACAACCTGTACCGACTTGCTCGGCTTGGCCGTTCTTCTTACGAACAAAGTATCAATTCATGCCGAATCTTGCGTGAACGAACGCCCGCTGCAAACCACCAAGAAGTACAGCTAGCCCCTCCGTGCATCCGCCTATCGACATATGCCGATGCACTTTTTGCGTTTGTTCGCGCCACGAAACGGCGGCAGCCGTGACTGTGCGTGAAGTTCTTACATCTGAATACTTAGGGATTACATGTACGCGCCGATTCATGCTTCTGAAACATGGAAGGCCAGCACCCCTGGCCTGCGGCCCGTCTCCTTCCGGTGATCAGCCGCGGCCGGCGATCTTTCGTGCCAGCATCCAGACGGCCGGCGGCGTGAGCATGCGCGCGACGGCCTTGGCCCGGTCCATGCTGTGCATCTTCATGAAGACCGAGGCCGATTCGTCCCCGTGCTGCTTGCCGGCGAGCGGGCTGGTGTAGTAGTAGGCGGCGACAGAGCGGCGCGGCCGGCCGTCCGGCGCCTGCAGCGGCTTGGTATGGCCGTGGTAGCTGATCGGCCCGTGCGGCAGCAGAATGGTGCGGCCGAACTCGGGCTGCACGGTGGTCAAGCAGCGGTCCTGCTTCTTGTCCCAGAGTTCGAGCCCGGAACCCCAGGCCGGGTCCCATCCCTTGTTGAGATAGGTGATGAAGACCATCTCGTTCCTCAGCCCCAGATGGCGGTGGCGGTTGAAGTCGCGGTGCACCGCGAAAGTCGCGCCGGTGCGGCTCTCGTGCAGGCCGCCGCCAAAGAGCTTCGGATCTGGCAGCAGGTAGGGCACGCCGGTGATGGAGGACAGCCAGTCGATGAACCAGCCGGAATTGATGATGTCGAAGTACAGCTGCGAGGCCGGGCCCAGCGCCGCGCCGAGCACCGAGCGGCGCGTCGACTCATATGGAGTCTTGACTTCAGCCCAGTAAGTGCTCGGAAGCGCGTCGAATTCTTCGGCCACCAGTTCGAGCAGTGTCGGATGGAACGTGTTCTCAAGAACGAGGTGAGGGAACGGTATTGCGCTCACCAATTGTTCGCGCAGCCGTTCGCGCTGTCCGGGTGCAAAGAGCGCTGGGTTGACGAGTTCCCCACGCGGCAAGCACACGCCCCGGATGCTGACGAAGTCGGCAGGCGGAAGACAGAGCGCCTCAGGTGACACTTCGGCCAGCGGCTGTTCATGAGCGCGCAGGTCAGGCAATTCGGACAGCAGTGCAGCCATGGCAACACCTC
Proteins encoded in this window:
- a CDS encoding 2OG-Fe(II) oxygenase — encoded protein: MAALLSELPDLRAHEQPLAEVSPEALCLPPADFVSIRGVCLPRGELVNPALFAPGQRERLREQLVSAIPFPHLVLENTFHPTLLELVAEEFDALPSTYWAEVKTPYESTRRSVLGAALGPASQLYFDIINSGWFIDWLSSITGVPYLLPDPKLFGGGLHESRTGATFAVHRDFNRHRHLGLRNEMVFITYLNKGWDPAWGSGLELWDKKQDRCLTTVQPEFGRTILLPHGPISYHGHTKPLQAPDGRPRRSVAAYYYTSPLAGKQHGDESASVFMKMHSMDRAKAVARMLTPPAVWMLARKIAGRG